One window of Melioribacteraceae bacterium 4301-Me genomic DNA carries:
- a CDS encoding nucleotide sugar dehydrogenase: protein MDLLKKIHSKSAKIGIIGLGYVGLPLALEFAKKEFVVLAFDIDNIKIEKLRKGESYIKHIESEKIKSVLDTQKFIAESDFTRLAETDVIIICVPTPLNVHREPDLTFVINTSKTIQKYIRKGHLIVLESTTYPGTTEEILLPLFERPRPNVKYKVGKDFFLAFSPEREDPNNLEYTTSTIPKVVGGITKKCTEITCALYDKITIETVPVSSAKTAEATKLLENIYRSVNIALVNELKMIFDKMNIDIWEVIEAAKTKPFGFQAFYPGPGLGGHCIPIDPFYLSWKAKEYDFTTKFIELAGEINTLQPYYVVERLTELLNKRNKPIKESKILIVGVAYKKNVDDLRESPALKLIDILQKKDATVKYFDPFIPKLPKTRKYEFVMKSIALTKENLKQFDAVLIVTDHDMIDYNLIAKNSKLIIDTRNIMGRLGIFYNNIFKS, encoded by the coding sequence ATGGATCTACTGAAAAAAATACACAGCAAATCGGCTAAGATTGGAATTATTGGCCTTGGTTACGTCGGTCTACCATTAGCATTAGAATTTGCAAAAAAGGAATTTGTTGTATTAGCATTTGACATTGATAATATCAAAATAGAAAAACTTCGTAAAGGCGAATCTTATATAAAACATATAGAAAGCGAAAAAATTAAATCTGTGTTAGATACTCAAAAATTTATTGCTGAATCTGACTTTACACGATTAGCTGAAACTGATGTAATAATTATTTGCGTACCAACTCCGCTTAATGTACACCGGGAACCAGACTTAACATTTGTAATCAATACTTCAAAGACTATTCAAAAATATATTAGAAAAGGTCACTTAATTGTGCTTGAATCTACAACGTATCCAGGCACTACAGAAGAAATTTTACTTCCGCTTTTTGAGAGACCAAGACCAAATGTTAAGTATAAAGTAGGAAAAGACTTCTTCTTGGCTTTTAGTCCAGAAAGAGAAGACCCGAACAATTTAGAATACACAACCTCTACAATCCCAAAAGTAGTAGGAGGGATAACAAAAAAATGCACTGAAATTACCTGTGCTTTGTACGATAAAATAACTATTGAAACAGTGCCAGTCTCTTCTGCAAAGACTGCCGAAGCAACGAAATTGCTTGAGAATATCTACCGCTCTGTAAATATAGCTTTGGTAAACGAACTGAAAATGATATTCGACAAAATGAACATTGACATTTGGGAAGTTATAGAAGCTGCAAAAACAAAACCGTTCGGTTTTCAAGCTTTTTATCCCGGGCCTGGACTTGGTGGTCATTGTATTCCTATCGACCCATTTTATTTAAGCTGGAAAGCAAAAGAATATGATTTTACAACAAAATTCATTGAATTGGCTGGTGAAATTAATACTCTACAGCCATATTATGTAGTCGAAAGGCTAACCGAATTATTAAACAAGCGGAACAAACCTATAAAAGAATCCAAAATTTTAATTGTTGGTGTAGCTTATAAAAAAAATGTGGATGATTTAAGAGAATCCCCAGCATTAAAGTTGATTGACATATTGCAAAAAAAAGATGCTACAGTAAAATACTTTGACCCTTTTATTCCAAAATTGCCAAAGACAAGAAAATATGAATTTGTTATGAAATCAATTGCGCTGACAAAAGAAAACCTAAAACAATTTGACGCTGTATTAATTGTAACCGACCATGATATGATTGATTACAACTTAATTGCAAAAAATTCGAAACTGATAATTGACACAAGAAACATCATGGGAAGATTGGGGATATTTTATAATAACATTTTTAAATCATAG
- a CDS encoding T9SS type A sorting domain-containing protein: MKVFIIFMILFLLKVYAQQGQEEWRVVGTPMKFPVSAARVVYKKVNDLPKFYVLGGYSDSLKEVVDWIQEFDLVSGKWKIVGHMKTARSFFVTALFDNKIFSLGGVPLVNGYDNSIESWDILAGDSSIVYDYEDSFSRQYATGHLVSTSIYLIGGNKINSSENIPYIVQYDLINKKVLFTLDFPSMEKPQEHMSMFVNDAIYIYGGNYNVPLNWISKFSISTKQLERLPQTLIEPRAGGAAVYNQQLQMGFIVGGYNEGKKNGMKTTEKVIFNGDGTVSVYEGAPLKYARINPMLVSYENTVVVFGGKGEDGKIVPYIELLFNPQKPTPVISEDKIPTNFTLSQNYPNPFNPTTNISFTLPHVSYVTLKVYDVLGKEISTLLNGEISAGNHSVLFNAINLPSGVYFYRLEAHSNTTGKETNFISTKKMLLIK, translated from the coding sequence GTGAAAGTCTTTATTATTTTTATGATATTATTCTTATTAAAAGTATATGCCCAACAAGGACAAGAGGAATGGCGGGTAGTAGGTACACCTATGAAATTTCCAGTTTCGGCAGCGAGGGTGGTGTACAAGAAAGTGAATGATTTACCGAAGTTTTATGTTCTTGGTGGCTATTCGGATTCATTAAAAGAAGTGGTTGATTGGATACAAGAGTTTGATTTAGTGAGCGGCAAATGGAAAATTGTAGGGCATATGAAAACTGCTAGAAGCTTTTTTGTAACTGCTCTTTTTGATAATAAAATTTTTTCTCTGGGTGGAGTACCGTTAGTAAATGGATATGATAACAGTATAGAAAGCTGGGACATATTAGCCGGAGATTCTTCAATAGTTTATGATTATGAAGACTCTTTTTCAAGGCAATATGCCACTGGACATTTAGTTTCCACCTCAATTTATTTAATTGGAGGGAACAAAATTAATAGTTCTGAAAATATTCCATATATTGTTCAGTATGATCTTATTAATAAAAAAGTTCTTTTTACTTTGGATTTTCCAAGTATGGAAAAGCCCCAGGAACACATGTCGATGTTTGTAAATGATGCTATATATATTTATGGTGGTAATTATAATGTTCCATTAAACTGGATTAGCAAGTTTTCTATTTCTACTAAACAATTAGAAAGATTACCGCAAACACTAATAGAACCAAGAGCTGGGGGTGCTGCTGTTTATAATCAGCAATTGCAAATGGGTTTTATAGTTGGTGGTTACAATGAGGGGAAGAAAAACGGTATGAAAACTACTGAGAAGGTTATATTTAACGGAGATGGTACAGTTTCGGTCTATGAAGGTGCCCCATTAAAATATGCTAGAATAAATCCAATGTTAGTAAGTTACGAAAATACTGTGGTAGTCTTTGGAGGTAAAGGGGAAGATGGTAAAATTGTTCCTTATATAGAGTTGTTGTTTAATCCTCAAAAACCAACACCAGTTATTTCTGAAGACAAAATTCCAACCAACTTTACATTATCTCAAAATTATCCAAATCCTTTTAATCCAACGACAAATATTTCATTTACTTTGCCGCATGTTTCTTATGTAACGTTAAAAGTTTATGATGTACTTGGCAAGGAAATCAGTACATTGTTAAATGGTGAAATCTCGGCAGGTAATCATTCGGTATTATTTAATGCAATTAATTTACCGTCGGGAGTTTATTTTTATAGACTTGAAGCACACAGTAATACTACAGGTAAAGAAACAAATTTCATTTCAACGAAAAAGATGTTGCTAATAAAATAA